One stretch of Streptomyces agglomeratus DNA includes these proteins:
- the trxA gene encoding thioredoxin: protein MVRAVDVDEVTDATFGDDVLKSGLPVLVEFTADWCGPCRQLAPVLSEVAREEAGRLKVVQLDVDMNPETTLRYGVLSMPTLIVFRDGEPVKQMVGARPKRRLLAELQQELELEPAER, encoded by the coding sequence ATGGTGCGAGCAGTGGATGTGGACGAGGTCACGGACGCGACCTTCGGCGACGACGTACTGAAATCCGGGCTGCCGGTCCTGGTCGAGTTCACGGCCGACTGGTGCGGGCCCTGCCGTCAGCTCGCGCCCGTACTGAGCGAGGTGGCCCGGGAGGAAGCCGGCCGGCTCAAGGTCGTCCAGCTCGATGTGGACATGAACCCCGAGACGACCCTGCGGTACGGCGTGCTGTCCATGCCGACGCTCATCGTCTTCCGCGACGGCGAGCCCGTGAAGCAGATGGTCGGCGCCCGCCCCAAGCGCCGGCTCCTCGCGGAGCTCCAGCAGGAGCTTGAGCTGGAGCCGGCGGAGAGGTAG
- a CDS encoding MerR family transcriptional regulator, translating to MRIGELAERAGTTTRALRYYESRGLLPARRAVNGYRTYDEDDLRLLRQIRVLQEFGFDLEETRPFVDCLRAGHPAGDSCPASLDVYRRKLAELDVLIGQLNDVRVQVGAQLARAELEAGAALPGGPEPRCELSTAELTAAGPAADDDRRNDGLRRA from the coding sequence ATGCGAATCGGCGAGCTGGCGGAGCGGGCGGGGACGACCACCCGGGCGCTGCGCTACTACGAGTCCCGCGGGCTCCTCCCCGCCCGGCGCGCGGTGAACGGCTACCGCACGTACGACGAGGACGACCTGCGGCTCCTCCGGCAGATCCGGGTCCTCCAGGAGTTCGGGTTCGACCTGGAGGAGACCCGGCCCTTCGTGGACTGTCTGCGGGCCGGCCATCCGGCGGGGGACTCCTGCCCGGCCTCGCTGGACGTGTACCGGCGCAAGCTGGCCGAACTGGACGTGCTGATCGGCCAGTTGAACGACGTCCGCGTCCAGGTGGGGGCCCAGCTCGCCCGCGCCGAACTCGAAGCCGGGGCGGCGCTGCCGGGCGGTCCCGAGCCGCGCTGCGAACTGTCGACTGCCGAACTGACGGCTGCCGGACCGGCGGCTGACGACGACCGACGTAACGACGGACTGAGGAGAGCCTGA
- a CDS encoding cation:dicarboxylate symporter family transporter, with the protein MAGTAAARRDRTHYLYIAVIVAVILGIVVGFAAPGVAVELKPLGTGFVNLIKMMISPIIFCTIVLGIGSVRKAAKVGAVGGIALGYFTVMSLVALSIGLLVGNVLHPGDSLAVTDAIKEAGQGQVTAEAKDTVEFVLGIIPTSFVSAFTTGEVLQTLLVALLAGFALQAMGPAGRPVLRGVEHIQRLVFRILGMVMWAAPIGAFGAIAAVTGSAGLDALKSLAVLMLGFYVTCFLFVFIVLAAMLRVVAGLNILTLFKYLGREFLLILSTSSSESALPRLIAKMEHLGVSKPVVGITVPTGYSFNLDGTMIYMTMASLFIADAMGTPMSIAEQIPLLLFLLVASKGAAGVSGAGLATLAGGLQSHRPELVDGVGLIVGIDRFMSEARALTNFAGNAVATVLIGTWTKEIDKGRVDQVLAGQVPFDEKTLVDDHDPADGDDADEAAGEQPNGLPESRDADKAAARV; encoded by the coding sequence GTGGCAGGGACAGCAGCCGCAAGACGGGACCGCACGCATTATCTCTACATCGCCGTCATCGTCGCCGTGATTCTCGGCATCGTGGTGGGCTTCGCCGCCCCCGGTGTGGCCGTTGAGCTCAAGCCACTCGGCACCGGCTTCGTCAATCTGATCAAGATGATGATCTCGCCGATCATCTTCTGCACGATCGTGCTGGGCATCGGCTCGGTCCGCAAGGCCGCCAAGGTCGGCGCGGTCGGTGGCATCGCGCTCGGCTACTTCACGGTGATGTCACTGGTGGCGCTCTCCATCGGCCTGCTCGTCGGCAACGTGCTGCACCCCGGTGACAGCCTGGCGGTGACCGACGCGATCAAGGAGGCGGGCCAGGGCCAGGTCACGGCCGAGGCCAAGGACACGGTCGAGTTCGTGCTCGGCATCATCCCCACCTCGTTCGTCTCGGCCTTCACCACGGGCGAAGTCCTCCAGACACTCCTCGTGGCGCTGCTCGCCGGGTTCGCGCTACAGGCCATGGGTCCGGCCGGCCGGCCCGTCCTGCGCGGCGTGGAGCACATCCAGCGACTCGTCTTCCGCATCCTCGGCATGGTGATGTGGGCGGCGCCGATCGGTGCCTTCGGCGCGATCGCGGCCGTCACCGGCTCGGCCGGACTCGACGCCCTGAAGAGCCTCGCCGTGCTGATGCTGGGCTTCTACGTCACCTGCTTCCTCTTCGTCTTCATCGTGCTCGCCGCGATGCTGCGCGTCGTAGCGGGGCTCAACATCCTCACGCTCTTCAAGTACCTGGGCCGTGAGTTCCTGCTGATCCTGTCCACCTCCTCCTCGGAGTCCGCCCTTCCGCGGCTCATCGCGAAGATGGAGCACCTGGGCGTGAGCAAGCCGGTGGTCGGCATCACGGTTCCGACCGGGTACTCCTTCAACCTCGACGGCACCATGATCTACATGACCATGGCCTCGCTGTTCATCGCGGACGCCATGGGCACCCCGATGTCGATCGCGGAGCAGATCCCGCTCCTCCTCTTCCTCCTTGTCGCCTCCAAGGGTGCGGCGGGTGTCAGCGGGGCCGGACTGGCCACGCTGGCGGGCGGCCTCCAGTCGCACCGCCCGGAACTGGTCGACGGCGTCGGCCTGATCGTCGGCATCGACCGCTTCATGAGCGAGGCGCGCGCCCTCACGAACTTCGCGGGCAACGCGGTGGCCACCGTCCTGATCGGCACGTGGACGAAGGAGATCGACAAGGGCCGCGTCGACCAGGTGCTGGCCGGACAGGTCCCCTTCGACGAGAAGACGCTGGTCGACGACCACGACCCGGCCGACGGGGACGACGCGGACGAGGCGGCCGGCGAGCAGCCGAATGGCCTGCCGGAGTCGCGTGACGCCGACAAGGCGGCGGCGCGGGTCTGA